Proteins encoded by one window of Polyangiaceae bacterium:
- a CDS encoding TIGR04255 family protein, giving the protein MPWQLPSVEHKVYARNPLIAVIVDLRFQPILRIQRGVADFQDAVRPRFAGYQPSKAQTVQMQPFGPIRVEDETIHRFLGDQYAISLTNQSLTLEMQAHDSKDGSFELFEFGLRALQKLFEPIMPVRLGLRYINHIDALQVSDELGRAVDWSELVSSAFITPPSGLVHSDARFTAQVNAPRDPGALTVQYGLVTDPQGKLGFRLDIDRYVEGAFQLVETERLLPDFAADIYSVFCAASAPTLLEWMGEKP; this is encoded by the coding sequence ATGCCCTGGCAGCTACCCTCAGTGGAGCACAAGGTTTACGCGCGAAACCCGCTGATAGCGGTGATCGTCGACCTGCGGTTCCAACCAATACTGCGCATCCAGCGCGGTGTAGCTGACTTTCAAGACGCCGTACGACCCAGATTCGCCGGCTATCAGCCGTCAAAGGCGCAAACTGTTCAGATGCAGCCATTCGGGCCCATTCGCGTCGAGGACGAAACGATTCATCGTTTCCTCGGGGATCAATACGCGATCAGCCTGACCAATCAGTCACTCACGCTCGAGATGCAGGCGCATGACTCGAAAGACGGTTCGTTCGAGTTGTTCGAATTCGGCTTGCGCGCACTTCAGAAGCTCTTCGAGCCCATCATGCCGGTTCGTCTTGGCCTCCGCTACATCAACCACATAGACGCGCTTCAGGTCTCGGATGAGCTGGGACGCGCGGTTGATTGGAGCGAGTTGGTCTCGTCAGCCTTCATCACTCCACCCAGCGGCTTGGTTCACAGCGACGCCCGCTTCACCGCGCAAGTCAACGCGCCAAGAGACCCCGGAGCCCTGACGGTGCAGTACGGACTGGTGACGGACCCTCAAGGAAAGCTCGGCTTTCGCCTCGATATCGACCGCTACGTCGAGGGTGCGTTCCAGCTCGTCGAGACCGAGCGGCTGTTGCCCGATTTCGCCGCGGACATATACTCAGTGTTCTGTGCGGCGAGTGCGCCAACACTGCTCGAGTGGATGGGGGAGAAACCATGA
- a CDS encoding cysteine--tRNA ligase gives MAFNLYDTRQKRQVEFQPLEAGKVKIYNCGPTVYSTAHIGNFRSFVFADLLRRYFEYRGFEVTQVMNITDVGHLTEDDRADAGGEDKLQKTARELGWDPFKVARHFEDGFHSDRVALGIQNAHQYPRATDHIPDMLVQVQQLLDRGHAYIPEGTGEVYYDISSFPEYGKLSGKITEDLEAGARVEVNTVKRHPADFALWKTEQGHLMQWDPHADATWEGYPGARPKLDERIQKGFPGWHIECSAMSSRYLGDTFDIHTGGEDNIFPHHECEIAQAKGATDGEFSRYWMHARHLLVNNKKMSKSEGTLYTLEDLKAKGYTAKEIRYLLLSNHYRQPMNFTLEGLDAARASMGRLQTCRDLLVERKELSEEPKSAEVDEAVAKLERGFGESLDDDLNTANALAAVFEFVNGINRVQPTGADAAKALAALDRADHVLGVLNKESKSGTISKAELDAEVDQAPSPERAKELLAQPSLSPAELRQVALARHAARKNKDWGTADAIRDGLKALGVLFEDTPQGVRFKLP, from the coding sequence ATGGCTTTCAATCTTTACGATACGCGACAGAAGCGGCAGGTGGAGTTTCAGCCCCTCGAAGCGGGCAAGGTCAAGATCTACAACTGTGGTCCGACCGTCTACTCCACGGCGCACATCGGTAATTTTCGCTCCTTCGTGTTTGCGGATCTGCTGCGTCGCTACTTCGAGTATCGCGGCTTCGAGGTGACGCAGGTGATGAACATCACCGACGTGGGGCACCTCACCGAGGATGATCGCGCGGATGCAGGGGGGGAGGACAAACTCCAAAAGACCGCGCGTGAGCTGGGGTGGGATCCGTTCAAGGTCGCCCGACATTTCGAAGACGGCTTTCACTCGGATCGCGTTGCCCTAGGGATCCAAAATGCGCATCAGTACCCGCGCGCGACGGATCACATCCCCGACATGCTGGTCCAGGTGCAACAGCTGCTCGACCGCGGCCACGCCTACATCCCCGAAGGCACCGGTGAGGTCTACTACGACATCTCTAGCTTCCCGGAGTACGGCAAGCTGAGCGGGAAGATCACCGAAGACCTGGAGGCGGGTGCTCGCGTAGAGGTCAACACGGTGAAGCGCCACCCGGCAGACTTCGCGCTGTGGAAGACGGAGCAAGGACACCTGATGCAGTGGGACCCTCACGCCGATGCGACGTGGGAGGGCTACCCTGGCGCGCGTCCGAAGCTCGATGAGCGTATTCAGAAGGGATTCCCTGGCTGGCACATCGAGTGCAGCGCCATGAGCTCGCGTTACCTTGGGGATACGTTCGATATCCACACAGGAGGTGAGGACAACATCTTCCCTCACCACGAGTGCGAAATCGCCCAAGCCAAGGGCGCCACCGATGGCGAGTTCTCCCGCTACTGGATGCACGCGCGGCACCTGCTGGTGAACAACAAGAAGATGAGCAAGAGTGAGGGTACGCTCTACACCCTCGAGGATCTCAAGGCGAAGGGTTACACCGCGAAGGAGATCCGCTACCTGCTGCTCTCCAACCACTACCGCCAGCCCATGAACTTCACGCTGGAAGGGCTAGACGCAGCGCGCGCCTCGATGGGGCGGCTGCAGACCTGCCGCGACCTGCTGGTGGAGCGCAAGGAGCTGAGTGAGGAGCCGAAGAGCGCCGAAGTGGACGAAGCCGTCGCCAAGCTCGAGCGTGGCTTTGGTGAGAGCCTGGACGACGACCTCAACACCGCGAACGCCCTGGCGGCGGTGTTCGAGTTCGTGAATGGAATCAATCGTGTGCAGCCCACCGGGGCCGATGCCGCGAAGGCGCTGGCTGCGCTGGATCGCGCCGATCATGTCCTCGGAGTGCTCAACAAGGAGAGCAAGAGCGGCACCATCAGCAAAGCCGAGCTGGACGCGGAGGTCGATCAGGCACCGAGCCCCGAGCGGGCGAAGGAACTGCTCGCGCAGCCGAGCTTGAGCCCCGCAGAGCTTCGCCAAGTGGCGCTCGCACGTCACGCCGCTCGCAAGAACAAGGACTGGGGCACGGCGGACGCGATCCGCGATGGCCTGAAGGCCCTGGGCGTGTTGTTCGAGGACACACCCCAAGGTGTGCGTTTCAAGTTGCCTTGA
- a CDS encoding response regulator gives MHRLLRRQLQRAYDGGDPPDDPPFKKLLELVEAAYAQADSEHDLVGRSLQLVSNELLERNRQLTEELATLTEYEQALANSRTELQEVLTAIPDHVWLVDDSGQVLNPRPQITSSLSDSLIEAGGVQAQAKKARIEGRIRLWEFELPSADGVKLYEGRCVPHGTRGCVVLVRDITELRDIQQQLNLSERMASVGVMAAGVAHEVNNPLTFVIANLDHALQSLSDGDAASAMEDALEALREAKAGAERVSHIVRDLRTLANPQPEVRKSCDINQAVDTALTMTANETRHRAQVVRRREDLPLLRAECSRIVQVFVNLLLNAAQAIEPGNAKENRIEIATRCTGSWIEVEICDTGAGIEARDLRKLFDPFFSTKQSAGGLGLGLSICRKIIDEHGGNIRVTSVPGAGTCVIVQLPESLSQPARVLTPEPPRVASAERRQILIIDDEPEVGRAMRRGLAQLHDVTLAQTGMQGLELMGAGDFDLVLCDLMMPEMSGMEVMKRVQAQLPKYTERLVFMTGGAFSEAGIRFLEELNSGHLDKPFDQRELRAFVARQLARLAAAGAGGGEER, from the coding sequence ATGCACCGCCTCCTGCGCCGCCAGCTGCAGCGCGCTTACGACGGTGGGGATCCGCCGGACGACCCCCCCTTCAAGAAGCTGCTTGAACTCGTCGAGGCGGCGTACGCGCAGGCGGACTCGGAGCACGATCTAGTGGGTCGCTCGCTTCAGCTCGTTTCCAACGAGCTCCTAGAGCGCAATCGCCAGCTGACGGAAGAGCTCGCGACACTGACCGAATACGAGCAAGCGCTCGCCAATAGCCGCACGGAACTACAAGAGGTCCTGACGGCCATCCCCGACCACGTGTGGCTGGTGGACGACTCGGGTCAGGTCCTGAACCCGCGACCTCAAATCACCAGCTCACTGTCCGACTCACTGATCGAAGCGGGCGGAGTGCAGGCACAAGCAAAGAAGGCGCGCATCGAAGGCCGCATCCGCCTCTGGGAGTTCGAGTTGCCTTCGGCCGACGGAGTGAAGCTCTACGAGGGGCGTTGTGTACCCCACGGAACTCGCGGCTGCGTCGTGCTGGTGCGGGACATCACCGAGCTGCGGGACATCCAGCAACAGCTCAACTTGAGCGAACGCATGGCGTCGGTGGGTGTGATGGCCGCTGGCGTGGCCCATGAGGTGAACAACCCCCTCACCTTCGTGATCGCGAATCTGGATCACGCGCTGCAGAGCCTCTCCGATGGCGACGCCGCAAGCGCAATGGAAGACGCGCTCGAGGCGCTGCGCGAAGCCAAGGCAGGCGCCGAACGCGTGAGCCACATCGTGCGCGATCTGCGAACGCTGGCGAACCCCCAGCCAGAGGTGCGCAAGAGCTGCGATATCAACCAAGCCGTGGACACCGCGCTCACGATGACGGCAAACGAGACCCGCCACCGCGCGCAAGTGGTGCGGCGTCGCGAGGATCTCCCGCTTCTCCGCGCGGAATGCTCCCGCATCGTCCAAGTATTCGTAAACTTGCTCTTGAATGCCGCTCAAGCGATCGAGCCGGGCAACGCGAAAGAGAATCGCATCGAAATCGCAACCCGCTGCACAGGGAGCTGGATCGAAGTCGAGATTTGCGACACGGGAGCTGGCATCGAAGCTCGTGATCTGCGCAAGCTATTCGACCCATTCTTCTCGACCAAGCAGAGCGCCGGCGGGCTCGGCTTGGGGCTCTCAATCTGCAGGAAGATCATCGACGAGCACGGCGGGAACATTCGCGTGACGTCCGTTCCTGGAGCCGGCACGTGCGTGATCGTCCAGCTTCCGGAGAGCCTCTCTCAACCCGCCCGTGTGCTGACCCCAGAGCCTCCGCGGGTCGCGTCCGCTGAGCGACGTCAAATCTTGATCATCGACGACGAACCCGAAGTCGGGAGAGCCATGAGGCGCGGACTCGCCCAGCTCCACGATGTCACCCTCGCGCAGACGGGCATGCAAGGCCTGGAGCTGATGGGGGCAGGCGACTTCGATCTGGTGCTCTGCGACCTGATGATGCCGGAGATGAGCGGAATGGAAGTGATGAAGCGCGTCCAGGCGCAACTTCCGAAGTACACTGAGCGCCTCGTGTTCATGACCGGAGGAGCTTTCTCCGAAGCCGGAATTCGTTTCCTCGAGGAACTCAACTCGGGGCATCTCGACAAGCCCTTCGATCAGCGCGAGTTGCGCGCCTTCGTTGCGCGGCAGCTAGCCCGGCTCGCAGCGGCGGGAGCCGGGGGGGGTGAGGAGCGCTAG
- a CDS encoding FIST C-terminal domain-containing protein: MKVAHITWDPADGFIDHDALDFEPQLVLSLGEYSAFAQPDAVSAICQRFDPQVVLGGSSGGSIRGTCVCDGNLVLTAMRFREAEVRGACAVLSDFASAFDAGVSLGQQLSDTSLRLVFVLSNGLVINGSEVVRGLAAGLPKDVPISGGLAADGAAFKDTLLLSKGKLVRSGLCAVGLYGESLRVGCGFAGGWSAFGPERVITRSSGNLLYELDGCSALKLYRDYLGPYAEGLPAAALRFPLSVRAEVADSPQVVRTILGIDDEAMRFAGDVPEGHLARFMFSSTARLVDGAAVAAQRALEQHGGTPQLAILVSCVGRRLLMAQEAEDELDAVVEHLRDCKLSGFYANGEICHTMPGEALHNQTMTVTLLSEN, translated from the coding sequence TTGAAAGTCGCGCACATCACTTGGGATCCCGCTGACGGATTCATCGATCACGACGCGCTCGACTTCGAGCCACAGCTGGTACTGAGCCTGGGTGAGTACTCTGCGTTTGCGCAGCCCGACGCGGTCTCGGCGATCTGTCAGCGCTTCGACCCCCAGGTCGTGCTTGGTGGTTCGAGCGGCGGCAGCATTCGAGGAACATGCGTCTGCGACGGAAACCTCGTCTTGACCGCAATGCGATTCCGGGAGGCGGAGGTGCGCGGCGCATGCGCCGTGCTGTCGGACTTCGCCTCAGCCTTCGACGCAGGCGTATCCCTGGGGCAACAACTTTCCGACACCAGCCTGCGTCTCGTATTCGTCCTCTCGAATGGCCTGGTGATCAACGGTAGTGAGGTCGTCCGTGGCCTGGCTGCTGGCCTCCCCAAGGATGTCCCGATTAGTGGCGGGCTCGCGGCGGATGGCGCGGCGTTCAAGGACACGCTGCTCTTGAGCAAGGGCAAGCTGGTGAGGAGCGGGCTATGCGCGGTCGGGTTGTACGGCGAGAGCCTGCGGGTTGGCTGCGGCTTCGCCGGTGGCTGGAGTGCATTTGGCCCCGAACGGGTGATCACCCGCTCCTCCGGAAACCTGCTCTACGAGCTGGACGGTTGCTCCGCCTTGAAGCTCTACCGCGACTACCTTGGCCCTTATGCAGAGGGCCTGCCAGCAGCAGCGCTGCGCTTCCCCCTCAGTGTGAGAGCCGAGGTCGCCGATAGCCCCCAGGTGGTGCGCACGATTCTCGGCATCGATGACGAGGCGATGCGTTTCGCCGGTGATGTCCCCGAAGGGCACCTCGCGCGTTTCATGTTCTCGAGTACCGCGCGGTTGGTGGACGGTGCCGCCGTCGCCGCCCAGCGCGCCCTCGAGCAACACGGGGGTACGCCACAACTCGCAATTCTCGTGAGCTGCGTCGGACGCCGCCTCTTGATGGCGCAAGAAGCCGAGGACGAGCTGGACGCTGTCGTTGAACACCTCCGCGACTGCAAGCTCTCGGGCTTTTACGCCAACGGCGAGATTTGTCACACGATGCCTGGTGAAGCGCTTCACAACCAGACGATGACTGTCACACTTCTCTCCGAGAACTGA
- a CDS encoding DUF4019 domain-containing protein, with the protein MKSVVRRFWLVALLLACAGCHQAPPKEHPADIAAREWLALLDAHRYSETWSAGSEWLRVSVSEQGWTAALRQVHAQSGELKRRDLHALRSTKLIKNLLEPGEFVIVQYASEYAALPGVETLVLRHEGDTWRVTGYRVEPRMPWD; encoded by the coding sequence GTGAAGTCCGTGGTGCGTCGCTTCTGGCTCGTTGCCTTGTTGCTGGCTTGCGCGGGCTGCCACCAGGCGCCACCGAAGGAGCACCCGGCAGACATCGCCGCGCGCGAGTGGCTCGCGCTGCTCGACGCCCATCGCTACTCCGAGACATGGTCAGCAGGCTCTGAGTGGCTGAGGGTGAGCGTCTCGGAGCAAGGCTGGACCGCCGCATTGCGCCAGGTGCACGCTCAGAGCGGTGAGCTGAAACGCCGCGACTTGCACGCGCTGCGAAGTACGAAGTTGATCAAGAATCTCCTCGAACCCGGAGAGTTCGTGATTGTGCAGTACGCTAGCGAGTACGCAGCGTTGCCAGGTGTCGAGACCCTCGTACTCCGACATGAAGGAGACACCTGGCGAGTCACAGGTTACCGTGTGGAACCAAGGATGCCGTGGGACTAG
- a CDS encoding histidine kinase — MSRSTWLVIGVWWTAFGLLHFFSLLEFLPFEDVAARRSLAWTLSGFFSSLPLAWLVPRVKRPRGFAGLVVLATLLSLLWGIGGSILEEMADPFLSSYTSYLFLAPSQEARLDSPLAFPGILLGLLVVLLLLEQRTRLRGQQQSLVEVERTAQRAQLEALRYQLNPHFLFNALNSIGALATEDPEKTRQVVTQLADFLRYSLLPSNEEASRVTLQQEIEAIVAYLGIEQVRFESDLVVTYAISEAAGVQEVPAFLLLPLVDNAIKYGQRTSPTPLRIKLSASFEDGALWVEVANTGRWLEDASVPGTRKGLANVEQRLAAEYPGRYSLTTDADGEWVRVSLSLRPELPK; from the coding sequence GTGTCGCGTTCGACCTGGCTCGTGATCGGCGTGTGGTGGACGGCCTTTGGGTTGCTCCACTTCTTTTCGTTGCTCGAGTTTCTGCCCTTCGAGGACGTCGCAGCACGACGCAGTCTGGCTTGGACGCTCTCCGGCTTCTTCTCGAGTCTCCCGCTGGCTTGGCTGGTGCCACGTGTGAAGCGCCCACGTGGCTTCGCTGGGCTCGTGGTGCTCGCGACCCTGCTCTCCCTGTTGTGGGGGATCGGTGGGTCAATCCTCGAGGAAATGGCGGACCCGTTCTTGTCTTCCTACACGAGTTACCTCTTCTTGGCGCCGAGCCAGGAGGCGCGCCTCGACTCACCCCTGGCGTTTCCGGGGATTTTACTGGGGCTCTTGGTCGTGCTGCTCCTGCTCGAGCAGCGCACTCGCCTACGCGGCCAACAACAAAGTTTGGTGGAGGTGGAGCGTACGGCACAGCGAGCTCAGCTCGAGGCGCTCCGTTATCAGCTCAACCCGCACTTCCTGTTCAACGCGCTCAACAGCATCGGCGCGCTAGCCACGGAGGATCCAGAGAAGACGCGCCAGGTGGTGACTCAGCTCGCCGACTTCCTTCGCTACTCCCTCTTGCCCAGCAATGAGGAAGCGAGCCGGGTCACGCTCCAGCAGGAGATCGAAGCCATCGTCGCCTACCTCGGGATTGAACAAGTGCGTTTCGAGAGCGATCTGGTCGTGACCTACGCCATCTCGGAGGCTGCCGGTGTGCAGGAAGTGCCCGCGTTTTTGCTCTTGCCGTTGGTCGATAACGCGATCAAGTACGGGCAGCGCACGAGCCCCACGCCGCTGAGGATCAAGCTGAGCGCCAGCTTCGAGGACGGCGCCTTGTGGGTCGAGGTCGCGAACACCGGGCGCTGGCTCGAAGACGCGAGCGTGCCCGGCACCCGCAAAGGCCTAGCCAACGTGGAACAGCGTCTCGCCGCCGAGTATCCTGGGCGCTACTCCCTCACCACCGATGCCGATGGAGAGTGGGTGCGCGTGAGCTTGAGCCTCAGACCTGAGCTTCCGAAGTGA
- a CDS encoding response regulator transcription factor: protein MKALIVDDERLSRRALRGLLGHLGVSECEEASSLKDAIDALTQERFDLVFLDIQLRGETGFELFERAGQLELPPVIFVTAYDSYAVRAFEVNALDYLMKPVALERLQSALDRAKQRTSPPKSRVETPSTGVGGAALTAPATELSKLSPEDLIFCEEGGKARFVRVSEVVLIQAAGNYTEIGLQGGVSVLVLKPLLVWEQQLPERQFVRVHRSTIVNVSFIREITRESSSSHSVTLQGWPRAVQLSRRRATELRSRLGV from the coding sequence ATGAAGGCCTTGATTGTCGATGATGAGCGGCTGAGCCGTCGTGCGCTGCGAGGCCTGCTCGGTCACCTCGGCGTCTCCGAGTGCGAGGAGGCGAGCAGCCTGAAGGACGCCATCGACGCGCTCACGCAAGAGCGCTTCGACCTGGTGTTTCTCGACATTCAGCTCCGCGGGGAAACTGGCTTCGAGCTATTCGAGCGCGCCGGGCAGCTCGAGCTGCCCCCGGTCATCTTCGTGACGGCGTATGACTCCTACGCCGTGCGCGCCTTCGAAGTGAACGCCCTCGACTACTTGATGAAGCCGGTCGCGCTGGAACGTTTGCAGTCGGCGCTCGACCGCGCAAAGCAGCGCACCTCACCCCCAAAATCTCGGGTAGAAACGCCGTCCACGGGCGTGGGGGGAGCGGCTCTGACTGCGCCGGCAACGGAGCTTTCGAAGCTCTCACCAGAGGACCTGATTTTCTGTGAAGAAGGTGGAAAGGCGCGCTTCGTTCGGGTGAGCGAGGTGGTGTTGATTCAAGCCGCGGGGAACTACACCGAGATCGGACTGCAGGGTGGAGTGAGCGTGTTGGTGCTCAAGCCGCTGCTGGTGTGGGAGCAGCAACTGCCGGAGCGTCAGTTCGTGCGCGTCCATCGCTCGACGATCGTGAACGTGAGCTTCATTCGCGAGATCACCCGGGAGAGCTCGTCGAGTCACAGCGTCACGCTGCAAGGCTGGCCACGCGCCGTGCAGCTCAGCCGTCGGCGGGCGACGGAGCTTCGGAGTCGACTCGGGGTGTGA
- a CDS encoding serine hydrolase yields MLRIAKVGSLCLLVSLLGVGCSDDDSASGAGGSAGSSTAGSAGIGGEGGSAGSSAGTGGASGAAGSGGTETGGTAGQATADLQSLIETAQTEIGLPALAGVVLRSGGIVDQGVSGVRRLSQPDLATLDDHWHIGSNVKAMTATLCAMLVEDGKLEFDAKLSDLFPEVTGIDLGLADVTLEMLLQHRAGIAAYTSRLSINVIPTDVADDRQKFAEWLIQQPPATPIGEFNYSNAGYGLVGAILERASGMTYEELLDSRLVQPLGMQSKAWLSWPASTEAEQPWAHWSITGPLQEHPPTDVSMPLGLSTAGNFSFSLLDYARFVQLHLRARREDPELLSQGSFDKLHTPNGDYAMGWVVASYNGKPLLAHEGSLDGFDAHTVIWPTEDLALVLVNNAGANFASEPVAMRWLAWSELPWPAAK; encoded by the coding sequence ATGTTGCGCATCGCGAAAGTTGGCAGTCTCTGTTTGCTGGTGTCACTCCTCGGAGTCGGTTGCTCCGATGATGACAGCGCGTCTGGCGCGGGCGGGAGCGCCGGTTCGTCCACGGCAGGTTCCGCAGGGATTGGGGGTGAGGGGGGCAGCGCCGGAAGTAGCGCGGGCACCGGTGGAGCCAGTGGAGCTGCGGGCAGCGGCGGAACCGAAACGGGAGGCACCGCCGGGCAAGCCACAGCCGATCTCCAGAGCCTCATCGAAACAGCGCAGACCGAGATCGGTCTACCGGCGCTCGCTGGCGTGGTGCTCCGCTCAGGCGGCATCGTCGATCAAGGGGTGAGCGGTGTGAGGCGCCTCAGTCAGCCGGATCTGGCGACGCTGGATGACCACTGGCACATCGGCTCCAACGTCAAGGCCATGACCGCCACGCTGTGCGCGATGCTGGTGGAAGACGGCAAGCTAGAGTTCGACGCCAAGCTCAGCGACTTATTCCCCGAGGTAACGGGTATCGACCTAGGGCTGGCGGACGTCACCCTCGAGATGTTGCTCCAGCACCGCGCTGGCATCGCAGCCTACACCAGCCGTTTGTCCATCAACGTCATCCCCACGGATGTCGCCGACGATCGCCAGAAGTTCGCGGAGTGGCTGATCCAGCAGCCACCGGCGACCCCCATCGGTGAGTTCAACTACTCGAACGCCGGCTATGGCCTCGTGGGTGCGATCCTCGAACGCGCCAGCGGTATGACCTACGAAGAGCTCCTCGACTCGCGCCTCGTGCAACCTCTGGGGATGCAGTCCAAGGCGTGGCTCAGCTGGCCCGCGAGCACCGAAGCAGAGCAGCCCTGGGCCCATTGGTCGATCACCGGACCCTTGCAAGAGCACCCGCCCACTGACGTCTCGATGCCCCTCGGGCTGAGCACTGCAGGCAACTTCAGCTTCTCGCTGCTCGACTACGCACGCTTCGTCCAGCTCCACCTGCGGGCGCGTCGTGAAGATCCAGAGCTCCTGAGCCAAGGCAGCTTCGACAAGCTGCACACGCCGAACGGCGACTACGCCATGGGCTGGGTCGTTGCGAGCTACAACGGCAAGCCACTTCTGGCTCACGAGGGCAGCCTGGATGGCTTCGATGCGCACACCGTGATCTGGCCGACTGAAGATCTAGCGCTCGTGCTGGTCAACAACGCGGGCGCGAACTTCGCGAGCGAACCGGTAGCGATGCGTTGGCTGGCGTGGTCCGAGCTGCCGTGGCCAGCCGCGAAGTGA
- a CDS encoding LysR family transcriptional regulator: MQELSATRDLLRHLPVVLSVAQKRSFTAAARELGMTPSAVSHAVRQVESGLGVALFARTTRSVSLTEAGHGFVAAAEPALTGLGEELELLRLAASGEATGLLRLNVPRVALPLTVTPLALELGRKHSKVQLEIFIDDGLSDIVAQGFDAGVRLGEMVQQDMVAVRLTPPLEAIVVGSPTYFRTHPPPKTLSDLAQHQCIGYREVSGGGLYRWEFQEAGDDRRVEVRGSLVVNDALYAAELAEAGQGLAYLFAPLVERQLACGSLMRVLPEYSIVESGLFLYFPQRISTAPKMRALLECVRCLQPPQ, from the coding sequence ATGCAGGAGCTGAGCGCCACGCGGGACCTCTTGAGGCACCTACCGGTGGTGCTCAGCGTCGCGCAAAAGCGGAGCTTCACCGCGGCCGCGCGGGAGCTTGGGATGACGCCTTCCGCCGTCTCTCACGCCGTGCGCCAGGTGGAGAGCGGCCTCGGCGTCGCTCTGTTTGCGCGCACGACCCGCAGCGTTTCCCTCACGGAAGCGGGCCATGGTTTTGTCGCGGCGGCCGAGCCGGCGTTGACTGGCCTGGGTGAAGAGCTCGAGCTGTTGCGGCTCGCCGCTTCGGGAGAAGCCACCGGGCTGCTGCGCCTGAATGTTCCCCGCGTGGCGCTCCCGTTGACCGTCACTCCGCTCGCGCTTGAGCTCGGGCGAAAGCACTCCAAGGTTCAGCTGGAGATCTTCATCGACGATGGCTTGTCAGACATCGTCGCCCAGGGTTTCGACGCTGGGGTGCGCCTCGGTGAGATGGTTCAGCAAGACATGGTCGCGGTTCGGCTGACACCGCCTCTGGAAGCCATCGTCGTGGGGAGCCCGACGTATTTCCGTACGCATCCACCTCCGAAGACGCTGTCTGACCTCGCGCAGCACCAGTGCATTGGCTACCGGGAAGTCAGCGGGGGCGGCCTTTACCGTTGGGAGTTTCAGGAAGCAGGCGACGATCGGCGTGTCGAAGTGCGCGGCTCACTGGTGGTCAATGACGCCTTGTATGCAGCCGAGCTCGCCGAGGCAGGCCAGGGCCTCGCCTACTTGTTTGCGCCCTTGGTCGAGCGCCAGCTCGCCTGCGGCTCGTTGATGCGTGTGCTGCCGGAGTACAGCATCGTCGAGAGCGGGTTGTTTCTTTATTTTCCCCAGAGAATTTCTACTGCGCCCAAGATGCGCGCGCTCCTCGAGTGCGTGCGGTGCTTGCAGCCGCCACAGTAA
- a CDS encoding aldo/keto reductase, which translates to MTLNRYFTLGNTGLRVSPLALGAMTFGTEWGWGTNRETAEQMLSLYLERGGNFIDTADLYTGGTSEQWLGEMISERKLRDRVVLATKFSYNAEPGNPNAGGNGRKNLLRAVEGSLRRLKTDYIDLYLLHTWDGVTPVEEVMRTFDDLVRAGKVRHVGLSNTPAWYAARGQTLAEARGYERLSALQLEYSLVERHIEREFIPLGTELGMGVMVWSPLGSGMLSGKYRAKDGAAPSTEGRLQVMQDSTNPGFTKLKQERNWRIVAELEQVSDALGHSMAQVALNWVANRPGVASVLVGATKLSQLEDNLGALDFDIPTELRQRLDAVSALPQSFPYSFFEGEIQSMIHTADVARKPPRYLAR; encoded by the coding sequence ATGACCTTGAACCGCTACTTCACCCTCGGAAACACCGGCTTACGCGTGAGCCCCCTGGCGCTGGGCGCCATGACCTTCGGCACCGAGTGGGGCTGGGGCACAAACCGCGAGACCGCGGAGCAAATGCTGTCCCTGTACCTGGAGCGCGGCGGCAACTTCATCGACACCGCGGACCTCTACACCGGCGGCACCAGCGAACAGTGGCTGGGTGAGATGATCAGCGAACGCAAGCTGCGTGACCGCGTCGTGCTGGCCACCAAGTTCTCGTACAACGCGGAACCGGGTAACCCCAACGCGGGCGGCAACGGTCGCAAGAACCTCTTGCGCGCGGTTGAAGGATCATTACGCCGTCTCAAGACGGACTACATCGACCTCTACCTGCTTCACACTTGGGACGGCGTGACGCCGGTCGAAGAGGTGATGCGCACCTTCGACGACTTGGTTCGCGCGGGAAAGGTGCGCCACGTCGGGCTCTCGAATACTCCGGCGTGGTATGCGGCGCGTGGCCAGACGCTGGCCGAGGCGCGTGGTTACGAGCGCTTGAGTGCGCTGCAGCTCGAGTACTCCCTCGTCGAACGCCATATCGAGCGCGAGTTCATTCCGCTCGGAACCGAACTCGGCATGGGCGTGATGGTGTGGAGCCCGCTGGGCAGCGGGATGCTGAGCGGGAAGTATCGCGCAAAAGACGGCGCGGCACCATCCACCGAGGGTCGCCTCCAGGTGATGCAGGACTCCACCAACCCGGGCTTCACCAAGCTGAAGCAAGAGAGGAACTGGCGCATCGTGGCCGAGCTCGAGCAGGTGAGCGACGCGCTGGGCCACTCGATGGCGCAAGTGGCGCTGAACTGGGTGGCGAATCGACCAGGCGTGGCGTCGGTGCTCGTGGGTGCCACCAAGCTCAGCCAACTCGAAGACAATCTCGGGGCGCTGGACTTCGACATCCCCACGGAGCTGCGGCAGCGCCTGGACGCGGTGAGTGCGCTACCCCAGAGCTTCCCCTACAGCTTCTTTGAGGGGGAGATCCAGAGCATGATCCACACCGCGGACGTTGCTCGAAAGCCGCCGCGCTACCTTGCGCGTTGA